The Astatotilapia calliptera chromosome 22, fAstCal1.2, whole genome shotgun sequence region gattttatctgagctgagcactcgatcagataaaaagtctgagagaCAGAAGCtttgtgtaaggcccaggtgggcGATAGATGATCACAAATTAGGCTGCGTTCAAACTGCAGgggaaagcgcatcaaatccgacttctCTGACCCTCTGCGACCATCTATCCAATCATGGTGTGAcggtgtgaacggcacaaatccgatatcttcaaatccgatctgggtcactttggtatgtggtgctgaatccgatacatatctgatgttttagaaagcgactgctgtttgacggtcacgtcgcattaaatccgtcttttacgtcaccgacacaagacagacgccgaCTATCAGCGCCCGACATGGTGAACGCTTCTATCCAGGgaaactgctgggaagacagcgttggagaaacgtgaacattttctttgtactgtataatctgcagattctgacagaaatctgcagctagaAGCAGCGCTCCTCTGAAACAGCagtaaggatcattattaggacaaatgtaaataacaaaactttataacttaaagcaaaactgGGAAACGTGAAGTCTGAAGTCTTTAcattaaggccatcagtcacacatcctgttgctctgggtctaaacagagcgtcgtgtgtgacgtcttcttttgtgcaCGCGGCCGCtctgagcgttcacactagagcgcgtttgatCAAAAGATctgaattgagcatcaagacctgcagagtgaacgtagCCTCAGACTGTTTCTTGAGTTTTACAGTTATGAATATGTCTCTGTCTACAATGTGCCGTCTCTCAAGACAGTCAAAACCCTTTAACTGGAACTTGATCAGTCAGGCTAGAATCAAAAGTACTGATGTCATCAGGACATTTCCACACTGAGCCAACACCTCTCTGTTACAGAGCTGAGGACGCCTTTGTGCCCAATATCTAGAATAAATATCTACATTTAACCTACAATGACAAAACCAACTCAAAGTGCTCTGACTAAATCGAGTTTGTGCGATTGTCTCTACATTGTGACTGATGAGACTACAAACCATTATACACATTTAACAATTAAATGATCtgacaaacacatttgtttcattttctgctcaTTTTATTTCCAAATTAAGAAGCAAATTCTGTGAGTAATTATGAAGATAATCACTCTGTCACTCTGTTTCTGAACAGCCTCCTCAAAGATCTACAAAAAGAAGCGAGAACGCTTTTGTTACTTTCTAAACGTCTCAGCGCGTGACCGGAGCCGCTCGATGCTTTTAGCTCTGCTTTTAATAGCTCCACAACGGCTGCTACAAAAGTCGCGTCACCCTTTTCCATCACAAACTGAAGCACGTATTTGGATCCAAATATGCGACACAGGTCTTTGTACATTATGATGTACaagttttttacagtttttagagGAGTCAAGTCTCCCCCAATCTTCTCTCTTATATCAGTCACTATCTGCTGAAAATTCAGCTTTACAgcagttgtttgtgttttctcagaAACGTGAGCGACTAAATTTGCAAGACACAATATGAGAAAGGTATCGGTCTCTGCGGGCGCAGGAAGCGCCCCAGACGAGCACTGCGGGGCGTCGCTACATTTTTCTTCACTCTCTGAACTCTCACGGTCAAGATTTTGGACATCAGTGATTTGAAATGCATCACTGTTGCCCTCGCTACCCACATCTCCCTCACCTACACAAGCTGGAGTCTGTGTGCTTTTAAAAGTCTCTGCAGACTCTGGTTTAAAGTCGTCATCTTCCTCAGAGTTTGGCGAGTCAACAATGCTGTAGCTGCGACTCTCACCATCTACAAAAGGGGGAGCTAAGGTCTTTGTAAAGTCCTTTAAAATGTTCGCTACACTGTGAACCATCCCAACAAAGTTTGTTGGGGATGTGGATCTATCTGATTGCAAGGACGTGGACCCTGTGATACGACTCAGGGCTGAGTTTACGTTCTTTGCAATCGACACTGAAAATAAAGTCAGTAGTTTGTCTGAGTCACAAGACCGCCGTTGCCCAAAACCCAAGACCCAACCGAAGCAGTAATGAAAGATGTTTCTGAGGCTGGCCTGAATATCATCCTCTGTCACCCTGCAGTCACTGCACCCATCAAGCAGAGGTTCAACCTTCATCCTGAaaagggagagaagagaaacgTAGTCATCTTCCCACACTATCACTGCTTTGTCCAAATCTACAGGCGTCATTAAAAGAAACCACATGGACGACTTCACACGTGATGTAAACGAAGCAATGCTGTGTCCTCTGAAAAACCCCTCCGTCACCAGGATTACCCGATGAACCATCTCATGTAAAACGtctaagaagaagaaagactgaatgaaactgTTTGATAAAGCAAGCTTTAGATTTACCGGTCAGCGGAGCTTTCTTTGTCTCCACGATCATGGCGATGTGGGCAGCATGAAACCTGTCGGCGTATGACTTTATACACTACGGTGCTAATGTGCCCTATGAGTGCTCGGCACATCTCGCTCAGCAGATCGACGACATCCGAGGAGACGTCATCGGTGGCTAATGCCGTCCactgtctgaaagaaaaacattgagAACGGTTGAGCGAAACAAACCTGTAACCAGTGAATATGTCTGTGTATGCTGGTAACTGTCTCGCTGACTTTGAGCTTGTGACTTACCTGAGCGATAAATCGTCTAAATAGTTTCTGAGGCATCGTTCAATGTCTCCAAATCTAAACAGAGGCACGCTGAGATGACTGCACCTCGGTTCAGCACGTTCATCTAATGGGATCTAGAAAGAACAGACAGATGTCAGGGAGCAGGCGTTACACATCCAAAATAACAAGAATTAGACCAGCAGCCAATGTAAGGTTTTTGTCACAGCTGCACAAACAGTATTGGTGCTCATTTTGGATGCTTCTGTAACAGTTAGTCCACCAGTACCACTAAGCTTCTCACATATAATCATTGCAATTATTGCATTTTCAAAATGTCTAAAATATTGATGAGAGGTGGTCTGATCAATTTTTCAGAGTCCTACCACGTTCATGTTTCCACAATCTCGTCCGTGAATTCACGTTTTGGCGACAGCTTTGCACAAATGATCACTTTTTC contains the following coding sequences:
- the LOC113014155 gene encoding uncharacterized protein LOC113014155 isoform X2 — its product is MVHRVILVTEGFFRGHSIASFTSRVKSSMWFLLMTPVDLDKAVIVWEDDYVSLLSLFRMKVEPLLDGCSDCRVTEDDIQASLRNIFHYCFGWVLGFGQRRSCDSDKLLTLFSVSIAKNVNSALSRITGSTSLQSDRSTSPTNFVGMVHSVANILKDFTKTLAPPFVDGESRSYSIVDSPNSEEDDDFKPESAETFKSTQTPACVGEGDVGSEGNSDAFQITDVQNLDRESSESEEKCSDAPQCSSGALPAPAETDTFLILCLANLVAHVSEKTQTTAVKLNFQQIVTDIREKIGGDLTPLKTVKNLYIIMYKDLCRIFGSKYVLQFVMEKGDATFVAAVVELLKAELKASSGSGHALRRLESNKSVLASFCRSLRRLFRNRVTE
- the LOC113014155 gene encoding uncharacterized protein LOC113014155 isoform X1, encoding MNVIPLDERAEPRCSHLSVPLFRFGDIERCLRNYLDDLSLRQWTALATDDVSSDVVDLLSEMCRALIGHISTVVYKVIRRQVSCCPHRHDRGDKESSADRMKVEPLLDGCSDCRVTEDDIQASLRNIFHYCFGWVLGFGQRRSCDSDKLLTLFSVSIAKNVNSALSRITGSTSLQSDRSTSPTNFVGMVHSVANILKDFTKTLAPPFVDGESRSYSIVDSPNSEEDDDFKPESAETFKSTQTPACVGEGDVGSEGNSDAFQITDVQNLDRESSESEEKCSDAPQCSSGALPAPAETDTFLILCLANLVAHVSEKTQTTAVKLNFQQIVTDIREKIGGDLTPLKTVKNLYIIMYKDLCRIFGSKYVLQFVMEKGDATFVAAVVELLKAELKASSGSGHALRRLESNKSVLASFCRSLRRLFRNRVTE